From the genome of Deinococcus cellulosilyticus NBRC 106333 = KACC 11606, one region includes:
- a CDS encoding YceI family protein, whose protein sequence is MKRLPLMVLLSGMGFASPLQYTITGQPAANFNFRVTLIPVPGSTSKVQADLKFDPTDLQKVTGSVRVDLRHLDTGISLRDDHARNFLEVASHPRAEFKISRITGIKKLISGQELQGFAEGSFLLKGILRPLKAPIKIRFDGKTVQVSTHFDVVLKDHGIQVPGADDATDVMVMFNLKPR, encoded by the coding sequence TTGAAAAGACTTCCACTCATGGTTCTGCTGTCTGGCATGGGCTTTGCATCACCGTTGCAATACACCATCACCGGCCAGCCTGCTGCAAACTTCAATTTTCGGGTCACCCTGATCCCCGTGCCAGGAAGCACCAGCAAAGTGCAGGCAGACCTCAAATTTGATCCCACGGATCTGCAAAAGGTCACTGGAAGTGTGCGGGTGGACCTGCGCCATCTGGACACAGGAATCTCCCTGCGCGATGACCATGCCCGCAACTTTCTGGAGGTCGCCAGTCACCCCAGAGCGGAATTCAAGATCTCCAGAATCACTGGCATCAAAAAACTCATCTCGGGGCAGGAATTGCAGGGCTTTGCAGAAGGCAGTTTTCTGCTCAAAGGCATCCTGCGTCCCCTGAAGGCCCCCATCAAAATCCGTTTTGACGGCAAGACCGTGCAGGTGAGCACCCACTTCGATGTGGTGCTGAAAGACCACGGCATCCAGGTTCCCGGCGCAGATGACGCCACCGATGTGATGGTCATGTTCAACCTCAAACCCCGATAA
- a CDS encoding DM13 domain-containing protein: MKNTLKILFALSLSTLALPAVVYAQNGMKQTEMKQGTMMQEQLTFKSLHAPTQGRVSFQKNPDGTSTLMIKGLKTEAAPDLKVWLYKKAVQDAADIKKASGQYVVVGGLKTFSGNFSFKLPKSVKPDDFQSVVLWCDLVSTAFGVANLR, from the coding sequence ATGAAAAACACCCTGAAAATCCTTTTTGCCCTCAGCCTCTCCACCCTCGCCCTCCCCGCTGTGGTCTACGCCCAGAACGGCATGAAGCAGACTGAAATGAAACAGGGCACCATGATGCAGGAACAGCTCACCTTCAAGAGCCTCCATGCCCCCACCCAGGGAAGGGTGTCCTTCCAGAAAAACCCCGATGGCACCTCCACCCTGATGATCAAAGGCCTGAAAACGGAAGCTGCCCCCGACCTCAAAGTGTGGCTTTACAAAAAAGCCGTTCAGGACGCAGCAGACATCAAGAAGGCCAGCGGACAATACGTGGTGGTCGGAGGCCTGAAAACCTTCTCAGGGAACTTCTCCTTCAAACTTCCCAAAAGCGTGAAACCCGACGACTTCCAGAGTGTGGTGTTGTGGTGCGATCTGGTGTCCACTGCGTTCGGGGTGGCGAATCTGCGGTAG
- the map gene encoding type I methionyl aminopeptidase: MSIDSEHDLQGMQHAGKVVAEALRVMKEAIEPGVTPAELNELCGQVFQKYGAISAPRQVYGAPVHAFISVNEDVVHGLPTTRPLQAGDVVKLDVTPIVDGYIADAAITVAVPPASPQALKLIACAEAAFQAAMKVATAGKPIHVIGQAIEREVTARGFTVLRELSGHSVGRTIHEEPSVLNYYHPRDRYPLHEGLVLAIEPLISAGKRGRVKTLRDGWTLSTTDGSLSAHYEHTVVITRGQPMVLTA, encoded by the coding sequence ATGTCCATTGATTCAGAACACGACCTGCAGGGAATGCAGCACGCAGGCAAGGTGGTTGCAGAGGCCCTCAGGGTCATGAAAGAGGCCATAGAGCCCGGGGTGACCCCCGCCGAACTCAACGAACTGTGCGGGCAGGTCTTCCAGAAGTATGGGGCCATTTCTGCACCCAGGCAGGTGTATGGTGCTCCAGTGCATGCCTTCATCAGCGTGAATGAAGATGTTGTGCATGGCCTCCCCACCACTCGACCTCTGCAGGCTGGAGATGTTGTCAAACTGGATGTCACCCCCATTGTCGATGGCTACATTGCAGATGCCGCCATCACCGTGGCTGTCCCTCCCGCTTCCCCCCAGGCCCTCAAATTGATTGCCTGTGCAGAAGCCGCTTTCCAGGCCGCCATGAAAGTTGCCACGGCTGGAAAACCCATCCATGTGATCGGGCAGGCCATCGAGCGTGAAGTCACGGCCAGAGGATTCACTGTCCTGCGGGAGCTTTCCGGGCACAGTGTGGGCAGAACCATTCACGAGGAACCCTCGGTGCTGAACTACTACCACCCCCGAGACCGTTACCCCCTGCACGAAGGTCTGGTGCTCGCCATTGAGCCCCTGATCAGCGCAGGCAAAAGGGGTCGCGTCAAAACACTCAGGGACGGTTGGACCCTTTCCACCACCGATGGAAGCCTCAGTGCCCACTACGAGCATACGGTGGTGATCACCAGGGGGCAGCCAATGGTGCTGACGGCATAG
- a CDS encoding RNA polymerase sigma factor, translated as MPTPISDAELIVRFEKRDESALSELYDRYVNAAYGLALRTLEDQDAAQEVVQDAFLKIWNQPRSFDPSRASFAAFFMTMVRNLAIDTLRKRKYEGDIYNEEGELLPFEDQNLSLQERAELGALGDRVRHALSQLSAAHRETVERAYFKGESREEIALAMGVPVGTVKSRLKYALDRLKDHLKGIADEV; from the coding sequence ATGCCTACACCCATTTCAGACGCTGAGCTCATTGTACGGTTTGAGAAGCGGGATGAAAGTGCGCTTTCAGAATTGTACGACCGGTATGTGAATGCCGCATATGGTCTGGCCCTCAGGACCCTTGAGGACCAGGACGCTGCCCAGGAAGTGGTGCAGGATGCTTTTCTGAAAATCTGGAACCAGCCCAGAAGCTTTGATCCCTCCAGGGCCAGCTTTGCTGCCTTTTTCATGACCATGGTGCGCAATCTGGCCATTGACACCCTGCGCAAACGCAAGTACGAGGGAGACATCTACAACGAGGAAGGCGAACTCCTGCCTTTTGAGGACCAGAACCTGTCTCTGCAGGAACGTGCAGAACTGGGTGCCCTCGGAGACAGGGTCAGGCATGCACTGTCCCAGTTGAGTGCTGCCCACAGGGAAACCGTCGAGCGAGCCTACTTCAAAGGAGAGTCCAGAGAGGAAATCGCGCTGGCCATGGGGGTTCCGGTGGGCACCGTGAAAAGCCGCCTGAAATACGCCCTGGACCGCCTGAAAGACCACCTGAAAGGAATTGCGGATGAAGTGTGA
- a CDS encoding zf-HC2 domain-containing protein has product MKCEDAQLRISDLLSQGRAADSDPEVLAHLESCPECQIYAQDLSEVMMGLLHVEPVEAPSGLKDRIFSKLHGGLSCEQAQTLVVDRITGGIETSDETALQQHLDECQGCQDYAQDMDLVVTALPHSAPDLRPPPDLKNQVLKQVREGSSRKPSRQLQWWGLGLAATVTGVLWAGGLLSPSASAGLAPDPSVVVSAGETVVFANSSKDAAPIVILNQDGKATGLKLQMDEVPYFTEGVAAGPRVYLLDTANQHLIVVNLESRRVERTHKVHAGASGLSVRNGQIFVKCALSGFLTSIREDGFVTEIKLAATREIPREEFMDAVLQKDNLLLVTHHMRGKVFLVNPDTLQVHNTLDVGGEPVALSPYGDRVLVLDHAGRLLELTGNKITRELALEGHPDKMTIASGQAYLSDRSGQVSKVDLVQWKVVKTAQFGTPMDIETMPGGKLLLADARQGINMLDSNLQVMEQVE; this is encoded by the coding sequence ATGAAGTGTGAGGATGCCCAGCTGAGAATCTCCGATTTGCTGTCGCAGGGCCGTGCTGCAGACAGTGATCCGGAGGTGCTTGCTCACCTTGAATCCTGTCCAGAGTGTCAGATCTACGCACAGGACCTCTCGGAAGTGATGATGGGGTTGCTTCACGTTGAACCTGTTGAAGCCCCTTCTGGCCTCAAAGACCGCATTTTCTCGAAGTTGCATGGCGGCCTCAGCTGTGAACAGGCCCAGACCCTGGTGGTGGACCGCATCACGGGGGGCATCGAAACCAGCGATGAGACGGCTCTGCAGCAGCACCTTGATGAATGCCAGGGTTGCCAGGATTATGCACAGGACATGGATCTGGTGGTCACAGCCCTTCCACACAGTGCCCCTGACCTGAGGCCTCCTCCAGACTTGAAAAATCAGGTGCTGAAACAGGTCCGTGAAGGCAGTTCCAGAAAACCGTCACGGCAGTTGCAATGGTGGGGTCTGGGTCTGGCCGCCACGGTCACAGGTGTGCTGTGGGCCGGAGGTCTGCTTTCCCCCTCGGCCAGTGCAGGACTTGCTCCTGACCCCAGTGTGGTGGTCAGTGCAGGGGAAACGGTGGTGTTTGCCAACAGCAGCAAAGACGCTGCACCAATTGTGATCCTCAACCAGGACGGCAAAGCCACTGGCCTGAAACTTCAGATGGATGAGGTTCCCTATTTTACCGAGGGGGTGGCAGCGGGGCCTCGCGTTTATCTGCTGGACACTGCAAACCAGCATTTGATCGTGGTGAATCTGGAATCCCGTCGGGTGGAACGCACCCACAAGGTGCACGCAGGGGCAAGTGGCCTCAGTGTGCGAAATGGGCAGATTTTCGTGAAGTGTGCCCTCAGCGGGTTTCTGACCTCCATCCGGGAAGACGGATTTGTCACCGAAATCAAACTGGCTGCCACCCGTGAAATTCCCAGAGAGGAATTCATGGATGCGGTGCTGCAAAAAGACAACCTGCTGCTGGTCACCCACCACATGCGCGGCAAGGTCTTTCTGGTGAACCCGGACACCCTGCAGGTGCACAACACCCTGGATGTGGGAGGTGAACCCGTGGCCCTCAGCCCTTATGGTGACCGTGTGCTGGTGCTGGACCACGCAGGAAGGCTGCTGGAACTCACGGGCAACAAGATCACCCGTGAACTTGCACTGGAAGGGCACCCAGACAAGATGACCATTGCCAGTGGTCAGGCCTACCTCTCAGACCGTTCAGGACAGGTGAGCAAGGTGGATCTGGTCCAGTGGAAGGTGGTCAAAACCGCACAGTTCGGGACCCCCATGGACATTGAAACCATGCCTGGAGGAAAACTGCTCCTGGCAGATGCCAGACAGGGCATCAACATGCTGGACAGCAACCTGCAGGTGATGGAACAGGTGGAGTGA
- a CDS encoding DsbA family protein: MLSFASGLWNLRHSSWFGLFFSLVLMMAMGGTAGVYSVALDEQREAARDAFLSRSPMWGNKESNIVIVEFGDFNCKACQALHQKVYREAIEQHVRSGRAVYYYVDVGILGKDSEAGSRFLYCLQKHDSALASTFVDSLYARPEQHWNASKYRRLYQNLKGEQLSTLQGCTRSRAAQAFVKENQYRMRKSMVRELPGLVVGDRQPNFNPQDVEALLQEMSGWTVSIPIADPLYTGQTH; encoded by the coding sequence GTGTTGAGCTTTGCAAGTGGATTGTGGAACCTGAGGCATTCAAGCTGGTTTGGACTGTTTTTTTCACTGGTGCTGATGATGGCGATGGGTGGAACGGCAGGCGTGTACTCTGTGGCCCTTGATGAACAGAGGGAGGCTGCCAGAGATGCCTTTCTCAGCCGTTCCCCCATGTGGGGAAACAAAGAAAGCAACATTGTGATCGTTGAGTTTGGAGACTTCAACTGCAAAGCATGCCAGGCCTTGCACCAGAAAGTGTACAGAGAGGCCATCGAGCAGCATGTGCGTTCCGGGAGGGCTGTTTATTATTACGTGGATGTGGGCATTCTGGGGAAAGACAGCGAGGCAGGGAGCCGTTTTCTGTATTGCCTGCAAAAACACGATTCTGCGCTTGCCAGCACTTTCGTGGACTCCCTCTATGCCCGTCCAGAGCAGCACTGGAATGCCTCAAAATACCGACGACTGTACCAGAACCTGAAGGGAGAACAGCTCTCCACCCTTCAGGGCTGCACCCGTTCTCGTGCCGCGCAGGCTTTTGTCAAAGAAAACCAGTACAGAATGCGCAAAAGCATGGTGCGTGAGCTTCCAGGCCTGGTGGTGGGTGACCGCCAGCCCAACTTCAACCCACAGGATGTGGAGGCCCTGCTGCAGGAAATGAGTGGCTGGACCGTCAGCATCCCCATCGCTGATCCGCTGTACACGGGCCAGACCCACTGA
- a CDS encoding DNA double-strand break repair nuclease NurA: MRLRLDPWSADQPQIQTLEPQTKAFIHFMEGPDWEAIPCTPIPESLEYVYIVDGTRQLYANVTIEDGDRMVFGGLGAVATGAVELHPHGRRPAQLNYLDCQRILVAGGGYQAQPLRLAALAGQCPELIFTPHTEQPNEIHTPLSGLQHLMLTMEQQLSHDLSSDIEEVSVQPIQLKSLVFQDGSLRRDNPEKLVFGIVKTQYTHFLPPTEQRLLSQLKPKERTPIFYLRYEGKSYARYSWYVRLAAMPPYMQSYGGLVRVEAYAPSEHEDLPPAIKLVADFSGELLCRLASESFKDRRAPQNLIPTGALEKELKRRLGAKDIIERRIRQFLMEEFAANQLL, encoded by the coding sequence ATGCGTTTACGACTTGACCCCTGGAGTGCAGACCAGCCGCAAATTCAGACCCTGGAACCCCAGACCAAGGCTTTCATTCACTTCATGGAAGGTCCGGACTGGGAAGCCATTCCCTGTACACCCATTCCAGAGAGCCTGGAGTACGTTTACATTGTGGACGGCACCCGTCAGCTTTATGCCAACGTCACCATTGAGGATGGGGACCGGATGGTGTTTGGAGGGCTGGGGGCTGTTGCCACAGGTGCGGTCGAGCTGCATCCCCATGGGCGTCGCCCGGCCCAACTGAACTACCTGGATTGTCAGCGGATTCTGGTGGCGGGCGGAGGGTATCAGGCACAGCCCCTCAGGCTTGCTGCCCTTGCTGGACAGTGCCCTGAATTGATCTTCACCCCCCACACCGAGCAACCCAATGAAATTCACACTCCCCTGAGCGGCCTGCAGCATCTCATGTTGACCATGGAACAACAGCTGTCCCACGACCTGAGTTCTGACATTGAAGAGGTGTCTGTTCAGCCCATTCAACTGAAAAGCCTGGTGTTTCAGGACGGCAGCCTGCGGCGAGACAACCCTGAGAAACTGGTGTTTGGCATTGTGAAAACCCAGTACACCCACTTTCTGCCCCCCACAGAGCAGAGGCTGCTCTCGCAGTTGAAACCAAAGGAACGCACCCCCATCTTCTACCTCAGGTATGAGGGCAAATCCTACGCCCGTTACTCGTGGTATGTGCGTCTGGCCGCCATGCCTCCCTACATGCAATCTTATGGGGGTCTGGTGCGGGTCGAGGCCTACGCCCCCAGCGAGCACGAGGACCTGCCCCCTGCCATCAAACTGGTTGCAGATTTTTCGGGTGAGTTGCTGTGCAGGCTTGCCAGCGAGTCTTTCAAGGACAGACGCGCTCCCCAGAACCTGATCCCCACAGGTGCCCTGGAGAAAGAACTGAAGCGCAGGCTGGGAGCAAAAGACATCATTGAGCGCCGCATCCGTCAGTTTCTGATGGAGGAATTTGCAGCAAACCAGCTGTTGTGA